The following proteins come from a genomic window of Streptomyces sp. NBC_00539:
- the def gene encoding peptide deformylase, with the protein MAQQENQVVPVDDEGYVVDTEDCEARELAHRERGTSRPITVVGNPVLHRECKDVTEFGDELAQLIDDMFASQKTAEGVGLAANQIGVDAKVFVYDCPDDEGVRHTGVVVNPKLVELPASTRVLDDSNEGCLSVPTAYASLARPDYAEVTGQDAQGNPIKVRGTGYFARCLQHETDHLYGYLYIDRLSKRDRKDALRQMEEGTPRYETVPNA; encoded by the coding sequence ATGGCGCAGCAGGAGAACCAGGTGGTCCCGGTCGACGACGAAGGCTACGTCGTGGACACGGAGGACTGTGAGGCGCGCGAGCTCGCCCACCGCGAGCGCGGCACCTCCCGCCCGATCACGGTGGTCGGCAACCCCGTCCTGCACCGGGAGTGCAAGGACGTCACCGAGTTCGGCGACGAACTGGCGCAGCTGATCGACGACATGTTCGCCAGCCAGAAGACCGCCGAGGGCGTCGGCCTGGCCGCGAACCAGATCGGCGTGGACGCCAAGGTCTTCGTCTACGACTGCCCCGACGACGAGGGCGTGCGCCACACCGGTGTCGTGGTCAACCCGAAGCTGGTCGAACTGCCCGCCTCCACGCGGGTGCTGGACGACTCGAACGAGGGCTGCCTGTCGGTCCCGACCGCCTACGCGTCGCTGGCCCGCCCGGACTACGCGGAGGTCACGGGCCAGGACGCCCAGGGCAACCCGATCAAGGTGCGCGGTACGGGCTACTTCGCCCGCTGCCTCCAGCACGAGACCGACCACCTCTACGGGTACCTCTACATCGACCGCCTCTCCAAGCGCGACCGCAAGGACGCCCTGCGCCAGATGGAAGAGGGCACCCCCCGCTACGAGACCGTCCCCAACGCCTGA
- a CDS encoding helix-turn-helix domain-containing protein — translation MSGLDGMTGSGWAGRARLRPGGLLYGGTVGSATAHAHHSVQVIAALGGDGLLMAGPDGEPFRCRAYVVPAGVRHCVLAGAARGVVLHYDPLSSAGRGLAALAGDAGGLVPAAADLPADPFEAACALDLLLPGGPTAQAAAHPGLARVLAWLPGRDGVRLSQAAEVACLSESRLAHLFRAELGLPFRPYVLWLRLMRAAELASRGHTLTDAAHGAGFADGAHLSRVWRRMFGIPPSDFGRTIQWM, via the coding sequence GTGTCCGGGCTCGACGGCATGACCGGCTCCGGGTGGGCCGGGCGGGCCCGGCTGCGGCCCGGGGGCCTGCTGTACGGGGGCACCGTCGGGTCCGCGACCGCGCACGCGCACCACTCCGTGCAGGTCATCGCCGCGCTGGGCGGGGACGGGCTGCTGATGGCCGGGCCGGACGGGGAGCCCTTCCGGTGCCGGGCGTACGTGGTCCCGGCCGGGGTGCGTCATTGCGTGCTGGCGGGCGCCGCGCGCGGGGTGGTGCTGCACTACGACCCGCTCTCCTCGGCCGGCCGCGGGCTCGCGGCCCTGGCAGGGGATGCGGGAGGGCTCGTACCGGCCGCCGCGGACCTGCCCGCCGACCCCTTCGAGGCGGCGTGCGCGCTGGACCTGCTGCTCCCCGGCGGCCCGACGGCGCAGGCCGCCGCGCATCCGGGGCTGGCCCGGGTACTGGCGTGGCTGCCCGGGCGGGACGGCGTACGGCTGTCCCAGGCGGCCGAGGTGGCCTGCCTGTCGGAGAGCCGCCTCGCGCACCTGTTCCGGGCGGAGCTGGGGCTGCCGTTCCGCCCGTACGTCCTGTGGCTGCGACTGATGCGGGCCGCCGAACTCGCCTCCCGGGGGCACACCCTGACGGACGCGGCGCACGGCGCGGGCTTCGCCGACGGGGCTCACCTCAGCCGGGTGTGGCGGCGCATGTTCGGGATCCCGCCGTCGGACTTCGGCCGCACCATCCAGTGGATGTAG
- a CDS encoding DUF3703 domain-containing protein, translating into MTNLLRTCITACTPKAMPAAVRTAFEAELRRARDAPDTDTMWDALERAHIISQAWAWPHTRAHWHMFRLAVRCRDRAETVGQVVRILVAGAGSVTGRVPYGNTGRTAAGLRTPMPLPEDLLVLLGRAPARPADAQALGTVS; encoded by the coding sequence ATGACGAACTTGCTGAGGACCTGCATCACCGCGTGTACGCCGAAGGCCATGCCGGCCGCCGTGCGCACGGCCTTCGAGGCCGAGCTGCGCCGCGCCCGCGACGCGCCCGACACGGACACCATGTGGGACGCCCTGGAGCGGGCGCACATCATCTCCCAGGCCTGGGCCTGGCCCCACACCCGTGCCCACTGGCACATGTTCCGGCTCGCGGTGCGCTGCCGGGACCGTGCGGAGACGGTGGGGCAGGTGGTGCGGATCCTGGTGGCGGGGGCGGGATCGGTGACCGGGCGCGTGCCGTACGGCAACACGGGGCGTACGGCGGCGGGGCTGCGCACGCCGATGCCCCTCCCGGAGGACCTGCTGGTGCTGCTGGGCCGCGCCCCGGCGCGGCCCGCGGACGCTCAGGCGTTGGGGACGGTCTCGTAG